The Mucilaginibacter rubeus genomic interval TGATCTGAAACAGTTTAAAACCGCACAACCATATACCACCGAAAATCTGAAGATCTCGGCAAGTGATTATGGGTCTGTAGCCGACGGAAAGATCATTTTTCTGGCCAATCCTGTCAATAGGTTAAATACCCCGCTGCGTGAGGTCCGTAACCGCCGTAATGATGTTTACATTAACAGAGGGTACACCGACGAGGATGAGATCACCTATACCCTGCCTGCGGGCTATAAAGTTGATACCAGGCCAAAAAAGGTTAGCATTGAAAAATCGTTCGGCAAATTTGAATCAAGCACAACGGTAAACGGGAATAAATTGATTTATAGCCGCAAAATGCAGCTTATTGATGGCACCTATAGCAAAGATACCTACCAGGCACTTGTAGATTTTTATCAATCAATAGCCGATGCTGATCATGATAATGTAACCCTTATTAAAGGTAACTAAATATTACAATGCCAAGGATAATGCCCAACACCATAATCACGTAAAGCATGATCTCGGTACCGGCAAAGCGTTTGTATTTAGTCCAGAATGAGTAATCGTCTTTTTTATCGGCCATGATGGCGCAAAATTATTGAAATTGCGGTATAATTTCCGGGAGTATTTAGTTCATGCTGGTGGTAACATTTTCTATTGAACCGGCCCTTGAGAAGTATTTATACAACGAGGGATCGCGAAGTTTTACAATGATCACCCCACGGCGTGAACTGGCGTGTACCACATAGCCATTCTGAAGGTATACGCCTACATGGCTGAACTGCTTACCGTCGAAATCAAAAAATACCAGGTCGCCTTCCTTTAACTCATCCTCGTATTTGCGTTTTATTACGGTGATCTGCTTGCTGGTCATACGGGGAATGGTGATACCATAAACTTGTTGCTCCAGTAAAAAAGTTAACCCGGAACAATCAACTCCGTCTTTATCAAGACCGCCGAACTTATAAGGCGTACCCATCCACTGATCAATAAAGGCATAAAGGCGGCCATTTTGAATATCCCCCCTGCTTACCCCCATAATTTCGGAATATTTTGAGGCGACATCAGGTGAAGGATTGACCACCTCACCCGGCTGGCCGCGCATTGCGGCCTTACGCGAGTGACATGAACTTAATATAAATGGGGAAAGGAAAAATATAAACAAATAAAAACTACGGCGCAGGTATATGCTCATGAAGTAAAATTAGCTTTAAAGTTTATTGCTGTGATACAGATGTTTTTAACATATCAACATGATGTGGATGCGCAGATATGTAGATTTCAGATGTGCATATGTTGGAAACAAATCTTCTCTTCCCCTGTTCGTCATTGCGAGGCACGAAGCAATCCCGAAAAGCAGAGCAGCCATGCAAGTTTCTCTGTATAGTTCGGGATTGCTTCGTGCCTCGCAATGACGCTTTTTCGTCTGCACATTTGCACATCTGAAATCTGCACAAACCATCAGCTCTTCACCACACGCTGTATCTCATCCAGTTTCATCAGCGCTTCAACCGGGGTAAGTGTGTTAACATCGAGGTTATTCAGGGTATCGCGGATTTTTACCAGTACAGGGTCATCTATCGAAAACATCTGCATTTGTACAGCTTGTTTCTGCACCTTGCGGATACTTTCTTTGATATGTTCGCCACCGGTGCGCTCGTTTTCCAGTTTCTTTAAGATTTCATTAGCACGGGAAAGTACTTTTGATGGCATGCCGGCTAATTTAGCTACGTGAATACCAAAGCTATGCTCGCTGCCGCCGGGTACCAGTTTACGCAAAAAGATGATCTGCTGACCAACCTCTTTTACCGACACATTAAAGTTTTTAATGCGGTTAAACGAATTACTGAGTTCGTTCAACTCATGATAATGCGTAGCAAAAAGCGTTTTAGCCCTCGCGGCCGGATGATTATGCAAATACTCGGCAATTGACCAGGCAATAGAGATACCATCATAGGTTGATGTACCACGACCAATCTCATCAAGCAGGATCAGGCTCCTGTCGCTCAGGTTATTGAGGATACTGGCTGTTTCGTTCATCTCCACCATGAACGTCGATTCGCCGGATGAAAGGTTATCCGATGCGCCTACCCTTGTAAAGATCTTGTCCACCAACCCAATTGTTGCAGCCTTAGCAGGTACAAAACAGCCCATCTGGGCCATCAGTACAATTAAACCGGTTTGCCTTAACAGGGCCGATTTACCTGCCATGTTGGGACCTGTAATAATGATGATCTGCTGGGTTTCCGAATCGAGGTATACGCTGTTGGTAATGTATTCCTCGCCTATCGGCAGGTTCTTCTCAATAACCGGGTGGCGGCCGCCGGCAATATCAAGTACTTTACTTTCGTTTATCTCCGGTTTTACGTAGTAGTTTTTAATGGAAATGGTGGCGAAGTTGAGCAATACATCCAAACGGGCTATAAGCTGGGCATTAAGCTGGATAGGTTTGATATATTCGGCAAGCGAATACAGCAAATCGTTATACAATTGCGTTTCAAGTGCCAGGATCTTTTCTTCGGCGCCTAAAATCTGCTCTTCGTATTCTTTAAGCTCGGGAGTTATATAACGCTCGGCGTTAACCAGGGTTTGCTTACGGATCCATTCGGTGGGTACCTTATCGCGGTGACTATGTGTAACCTCCAGGTAGTAGCCAAATACGTTGTTAAACGATACTTTAAGTGATGGAATTCCGGTTAACTCGGCTTCGCGTTTCTGAATCTCCAGCAGGTAGCCTTTGCCCCCAAAAGCGATCTTGCGCAACCGGTCAAGCTCTTCATTAATCCCCTCGTTCATCACCGAACCTTTTACCAGCATTACCGGCGGCTCGGGATTCAATTCGCGCTCTATCTTCTCACAGATCAGCGTGCATGGATTTAACTGCTCACCTATGGCACGCAACGGTGCACTTTCCGATGATTCGGCTATGCGCTTGATGTACGATATGGCTGTTAAGGCTTTCTTCAATTGGCAAACCTCACGCGGATTGGCTTTTTGCAAACCTATTTTTGAAATAAGCCTTTCCAGATCACCTATCTGGCGCAGGTATTGCAATAACTCTTCCCTTAAATCTTCGTTTGCAATCAGGTATTCAACCACGCCCAAACGATCATTAATGGCTTTGATCTGCTTTAATGGCATCACAATCCAGCGGCGCAGCAAACGCGCTCCCATTGGTGAACAGGTATGATCAAGCACATCAACCAGGGTCATGGCATTTTCATTGGCCGAACCTACTAATTCCAGGTTACGGATGCTGAACCTGTCGAGCCAAAGGTACCTGTCTTCCTCTATCCTGCTGATTGCAGAAATGTGCCCAAGATTACGGTGTTCGGTTTCATTAAGATAATGTATGGCAACACCGGCAGCAATAATGCCTAAATTCAGTTTATCGATACCAAAACCCTTTAGCGATTTAACGCCGAAATGCTTAAGCAACGTTTCATTAGCGTAATCGCCGCTGTACGGCCATTCATCAAGGGCATAAGTATAAAAGCGGTCGCCATAGGTATCCTTAAAATCGCGGGTACGACTTTTAGGATAGATTACCTCACTTGGCGAAAAGCTTTGCAGCAGCTTGTCAATATAATCGCTGTTACCCTGCGCGGTCATGAACTCGCCGGTCGAAATATCTATGAGGGCAATGCCGATGCTGTTTTTTTCAAAATGCAGCGAGGCCAGGTAGTTATTGCTCTTTTGCTGCAGGATATTATCGTTAGTAGCTACACCGGGTGTAACCAACTCGGTTACGCCACGCTTAACAATGGTTTTGGTAGTTTTAGGATCTTCCAGCTGATCGCAGATGGCCACACGCTGTCCTGCCCTTACCAGTTTAGGTAGATACGTATCCAGTGAATGGTGCGGAAAACCGGCAAGCTCAATATGTGTAGCGGCGCCGTTTGCCCGGCGGGTTAGTACTATGCCCAAAATGCCGGCAGCCTTTACGGCGTCTTCGCCAAATGTTTCATAAAAATCGCCCACCCTAAACAGCAGCAAAGCACCAGGGTACTTTACTTTGATAGCATTATATTGCTGCATTAAGGGGGTTTCTTTGGTAGTATCTTTAGCCAAGCGGTTACTCCTTCTGTTAATCGGGTAAAGTTAATGCATTGCCAGGTGTTTTAGGGCATTGTTGAAAAGTTGGGCTGGTGTGGAATATGCAGGTAAATCGAAGAATATACCTATTAATTACTATTTCGCCACCAACTTCCCGTTCACAATCCTGTCTGCATAATCCTGGATCAGGGCTTTGCAGTCCTGCATACCTTTTTGCATTTCGGCGTTAGGTTGTGCGGTCATCAGGTTTTTTTCCAACCCTTTATCGCTCACATCAAAAATGCCGGTGAAGTTTTTACCGTCGAACAAGTAAGTATAATTCCCCTGCATAAACTGGTAAATATTACCCGTTGAATTGATCACTTTGGGCTGTTCATCGGGCAAATTACTTACAAGGCTCCTACCCCATGACCTGAAGGGTTTGTTATAACCTATGAGGTCAACAACTGTTGGGTAAATATCCATTTGCGAAGCCAGATCGGTACGTACACCTTTTAAGTTATAGGCGTTATTGGCACTATAAAAAAGGATAGGCACGGCAAAGCGGTTAACCTGCTTACTGTATTCGGGATAATATGTCTGACTGGTATGATCAGCAGTGATCACAAAAATGGTATTATTGAACCATGGCTGTATTTTGGCATAGTTAAAAAAGATTCGCAAAGCATTATCCGTATACTGAACACATTTGTCGATAGCCAGCGGCCCTCCTTTAAACCTTGCTTTATACTTTTCGGGCAACTGGTAAGGATCATGCGACGACAGGGTGAAAAGTGTGGCCATAAAGGGCTGCTGTTGCGTGCTAAGCGTGCGGCCCATAAACGGCAAAAAGTGCTCGTCCCAAATACCCCAGATACCGTCAAAGTCTTTGTCATCATTATACTCGGTACGGCCGTAATAATGCTGGTATCCTAAAATACTGCCAAAACCCTGAAAACCCATCGAACCGTTAGCGGCACCATGGAAGAAAGAGGTTTCATACCCCATACTATCACAAATGGATACCACCGACTGGATTTTTTGCTTGGCGTAAGGTGATGATGTAAACGCATTCTGAAACGAAGGAATACCCGCTATTACCGACGACACCGCATGAATAGATTGCCTGCCCGTTGCATAAGCGTTGGTAAATATCAGGCTGCTATTGGATAATGAATCTAAAAACGGTGTATATGATTTAAAGCCCGGTATATTAACATCGCGGTTCATGCTGCCCCAATATTCGCGGGCCATACTTTCCAATATAATGATCACCACATTGGGTTTATTAACAGGTTTTGTACTATACTGCTTTATGGGCTTTATGTTTGTGTTAATGTAGGCTTCATCTGCCCAATGCTGAAGCTTATAATTGTTGGTACCCAGTGTGCGGAAAATAGCGAATGGTGTATTTAACACGATATCGCCCTGGTTAGGTACCGTGATATGTTTATAGGCATCAACCATATTAATCGGCCTGGTGCTATGTGCAAAATCGCCACGAATCCCACCAATAACCAATGCAAGGATCAGCAGAAAAGAAACTACAGATGATGAGAAATATACTTTCTTATCAGTCACCTTTGCAGGTTTCAATTTTACACGTCCATACAGCCAGATCCAGCAAACAGCGCATAATATAAATATGAATACTACATACCAATAGGCTTCAGAAAAATGAGTGAACAATAGTTTCTTGTTATTCTCGTCGGCAAGTACATCAAGTGTAGCTTTGGTTGAACGCACCTGGCTAAAGCGGTAGTAAATAATATCAACAAAGTTGGTTGCGTACGCGAGCAAATTGGTAACAAAGTACAGGATCGCCATCCCCTTTTGAAACTTCGGCTGGGTATTAATTGTTAGCGGCAAAACGCTAAGCAAAATAAACAGGCTATTGATGTAAAGCAGCGCGGTAGTATCAAAGGCCATACCGTAATAACATAACCTAAGCAATGCCCAGGAGCTATCAACAGCAAACAGGTGTGTATTAAATGCAAAGAATAGCACCCTCGCAATAAAATAAAACAAATACCCCAAAAACAGCCTGTATAAAAGCACTTTATATTCGGCCAACCTTAATTTACTTTCCATGAAAAACACGTTGCTTTTAGTTTCCCCCAGGGACTGATCGGCAGGAGATGATCAAACCTGGTTTGCGCCGGGAGCTAATAAAAAGCGAAAGTAAAAAAAATAGGATTACAATTATTTAATACTAAATCAACAGCGATTTAATGACATTAAGTTGGCAAAACAGGGTTTGGCAATATTGTCGAAAGAGGAAAGTAAA includes:
- a CDS encoding LTA synthase family protein, translated to MESKLRLAEYKVLLYRLFLGYLFYFIARVLFFAFNTHLFAVDSSWALLRLCYYGMAFDTTALLYINSLFILLSVLPLTINTQPKFQKGMAILYFVTNLLAYATNFVDIIYYRFSQVRSTKATLDVLADENNKKLLFTHFSEAYWYVVFIFILCAVCWIWLYGRVKLKPAKVTDKKVYFSSSVVSFLLILALVIGGIRGDFAHSTRPINMVDAYKHITVPNQGDIVLNTPFAIFRTLGTNNYKLQHWADEAYINTNIKPIKQYSTKPVNKPNVVIIILESMAREYWGSMNRDVNIPGFKSYTPFLDSLSNSSLIFTNAYATGRQSIHAVSSVIAGIPSFQNAFTSSPYAKQKIQSVVSICDSMGYETSFFHGAANGSMGFQGFGSILGYQHYYGRTEYNDDKDFDGIWGIWDEHFLPFMGRTLSTQQQPFMATLFTLSSHDPYQLPEKYKARFKGGPLAIDKCVQYTDNALRIFFNYAKIQPWFNNTIFVITADHTSQTYYPEYSKQVNRFAVPILFYSANNAYNLKGVRTDLASQMDIYPTVVDLIGYNKPFRSWGRSLVSNLPDEQPKVINSTGNIYQFMQGNYTYLFDGKNFTGIFDVSDKGLEKNLMTAQPNAEMQKGMQDCKALIQDYADRIVNGKLVAK
- the mutS gene encoding DNA mismatch repair protein MutS; its protein translation is MQQYNAIKVKYPGALLLFRVGDFYETFGEDAVKAAGILGIVLTRRANGAATHIELAGFPHHSLDTYLPKLVRAGQRVAICDQLEDPKTTKTIVKRGVTELVTPGVATNDNILQQKSNNYLASLHFEKNSIGIALIDISTGEFMTAQGNSDYIDKLLQSFSPSEVIYPKSRTRDFKDTYGDRFYTYALDEWPYSGDYANETLLKHFGVKSLKGFGIDKLNLGIIAAGVAIHYLNETEHRNLGHISAISRIEEDRYLWLDRFSIRNLELVGSANENAMTLVDVLDHTCSPMGARLLRRWIVMPLKQIKAINDRLGVVEYLIANEDLREELLQYLRQIGDLERLISKIGLQKANPREVCQLKKALTAISYIKRIAESSESAPLRAIGEQLNPCTLICEKIERELNPEPPVMLVKGSVMNEGINEELDRLRKIAFGGKGYLLEIQKREAELTGIPSLKVSFNNVFGYYLEVTHSHRDKVPTEWIRKQTLVNAERYITPELKEYEEQILGAEEKILALETQLYNDLLYSLAEYIKPIQLNAQLIARLDVLLNFATISIKNYYVKPEINESKVLDIAGGRHPVIEKNLPIGEEYITNSVYLDSETQQIIIITGPNMAGKSALLRQTGLIVLMAQMGCFVPAKAATIGLVDKIFTRVGASDNLSSGESTFMVEMNETASILNNLSDRSLILLDEIGRGTSTYDGISIAWSIAEYLHNHPAARAKTLFATHYHELNELSNSFNRIKNFNVSVKEVGQQIIFLRKLVPGGSEHSFGIHVAKLAGMPSKVLSRANEILKKLENERTGGEHIKESIRKVQKQAVQMQMFSIDDPVLVKIRDTLNNLDVNTLTPVEALMKLDEIQRVVKS
- a CDS encoding C40 family peptidase, which translates into the protein MSIYLRRSFYLFIFFLSPFILSSCHSRKAAMRGQPGEVVNPSPDVASKYSEIMGVSRGDIQNGRLYAFIDQWMGTPYKFGGLDKDGVDCSGLTFLLEQQVYGITIPRMTSKQITVIKRKYEDELKEGDLVFFDFDGKQFSHVGVYLQNGYVVHASSRRGVIIVKLRDPSLYKYFSRAGSIENVTTSMN